One stretch of Passer domesticus isolate bPasDom1 chromosome 2, bPasDom1.hap1, whole genome shotgun sequence DNA includes these proteins:
- the LOC135290918 gene encoding folate receptor gamma-like, with protein sequence MAVALAVALAVALAVALVPLAAEAGKDPLLNVCMDAKHHKRQPGPEGKLYEQCSPWKDNACCTANTSLEAHKDQSYLYNFNWNHCGLMPPKCKRHFIQDTCLYECSPNLGPWIEQADSSWRRQRILHVPLCREDCEQWWQDCKDALTCKENWHQGWNWATGTNRCPWGSPCRPFSQVFPRARDLCQKIWSGSFSYSPEPRGSGRCIQMWFDPAQGNPNAAVAEYYAGRRRSSLAHSSAPQSSHAARALPRGLLLLLGLGLLLPPEGLRPAGSL encoded by the exons ATGGCAGTGGCGCTGGCAGTGGCGCTGGCGGTGGCGCTGGCGGTGGCTCTGGTGCCGCTGGCTGCCGAGGCGGGGAAGGACCCGCTGCTGAATGTCTGCATGGATGCCAAACACCACAAGAGGCAGCCGGGCCCCGAGGGCAAGCTCTACGAGCAG TGCTCCCCCTGGAAGGACAACGCCTGCTGCACAGCCAACACCAGCCTGGAGGCCCACAAGGACCAGTCCTACCTCTACAACTTCAACTGGAACCACTGCGGGCTGATGCCACCCAAGTGCAAGCGCCACTTCATCCAGGACACGTGCCTGTACGAGTGCTCACCCAACCTGGGGCCCTGGATCGAGCAG gctgacAGCAGCTGGCGTCGGCAGAGGATCCTGCACGTGCCCCTGTGCAGGGAGGACTGCGAGCAGTGGTGGCAGGACTGCAAGGACGCCCTCACCTGCAAGGAGAACTGGCACCAGGGCTGGAACTGGGCCACAG GCACCAACCGCTGTCCCTGGGGCTCGCCGTGCAGGCCCTTCAGCCAGGTGTTCCCCCGGGCCCGGGACCTGTGCCAGAAGATCTGGTCCGGCTCCTTCAGCTAcagccccgagccccgcggcAGCGGCCGCTGCATCCAGATGTGGTTCGACCCTGCCCAGGGCAACCCCAACGCGGCCGTGGCCGAGTACTATGCCGGGAGGAGGAGATCCTCCCTGGCTCACAGCTCCGCTCCCCAGAGCAGCCATGCTGCCCGTGCCCTGCCCCGgggcctgctgctgctgctgggcctgggcctgctgctgccccCCGAGGGGCTGCGGCCTGCGGGGTCCCTCTGA
- the LOC135290665 gene encoding LOW QUALITY PROTEIN: olfactory receptor 52H1-like (The sequence of the model RefSeq protein was modified relative to this genomic sequence to represent the inferred CDS: inserted 2 bases in 2 codons), with amino-acid sequence MLGAGWAGPPPQHRTRPRARETRLRLILTGIPGMEQLHVGVSIPFCCMXALLGFGVLLLLPICAEHSLHQPLFPADTMLAITELMLSPTAVPKTLALFWFRAREISLGACLTQVFSLRFTSLAESKMLLAMAFDHFWPSASCCATGQNGLAAVLRGSCIVLPCXFLRRQLPFCGLMVHTHCSTWRGTPDHASARAGRALQRGPAGLALTAVSYGFTLLALWRLPWCSARCTALHACRSHACRSHTCSSHTCC; translated from the exons ATGCTCGGGGCCGGCTGGGCTGGACCACCGCCCCAGCACCGGACGCGCCCCCGGGCAAGGGAAACGCGCCTGCG GTTGATCCTGACGGGGATCCCGGGCATGGAGCAGCTGCACGTCGGGGTCTCCATCCCGTTCTGCTGca cagccctgctgggctttggggtgctgctgctgctccccatctgtgcagagcacagcctgcaCCAGCCCTTGTTCCCGGCC GACACCATGCTGGCCATCACTGAGCTCATGCTCTCCCCCACGGCAGTGCCCAAGACTCTGGCTCTCTTCTGGTTCCGAGCCAGGGAGATTTCCCTGGGCGCCTGCCTGACCCAGGTGTTCTCCCTGCGCTtcaccagcctggcagagtccaagatgctgctggccatggcctTCGACCACTTCTGGCCCTctgcttcctgctgtgccacgGGCCAAAacgggctggcagctgtgctgagggGCTCCTGCATCGTCCTGCCCT ATTTCCTGCGGCGGCAGCTGCCGTTCTGCGGGCTCATGGTGCACACCCACTGCAGCACATGGCGTGGCACGCCTGACCATGCGTCTGCTCGGGCCGGCCGTGCCCTTCAGCGTGGCCCTGCTGGCCTGGCCCTCACCGCCGTGTCCTACGGCTTCACCCTGCTGGCGCTCTGGCGGCTGCCGTGGTGCTCTGCCCGCTGCACGGCCCTGCACGCCTGCAGATCACACGCCTGCAGATCACACACCTGCAGCTCTCACACCTGCTGCTAG